A stretch of Pseudolysobacter antarcticus DNA encodes these proteins:
- a CDS encoding urate hydroxylase PuuD → MSAMLGSYLFDWLSLLGRWLHVITGIAWIGASFYFVWLDNHLLPPTRQEVLDAGVGGEVWAVHGGGFYNAQKYKIAPAALPPTLHWFYWEAYSTWLSGFFLLCLMYFGKAEVYLIDPTVAALSKPAAIAIALAFLAGGWLIYDTLCRSPLGRNDRALGAVIAVVMFAAAWGLCELFSGRGAYILFGALLGTIMVANVFFVIIPSQREMVKAKRENRLVDPVYGRRGKQRSVHNTYFTLPVLFAMISNHYAMTYAAKYNAAVLIAMSIAGVCIRAWFVARHKAHERGGKTSPLTLLLGLLTLAGVAFALVPANVSVPATSAIPVSTQQRFADIQTILQQRCVPCHAPTPTLAGFTAAPNGVLLDTPEHILARTVQMQTQLSTRVMPIGNLTQMTEAERTQVIAWLIDGAPH, encoded by the coding sequence ATGAGCGCCATGCTCGGCAGCTATTTGTTCGACTGGCTCAGCCTGCTCGGGCGCTGGCTGCATGTGATCACCGGCATCGCCTGGATCGGCGCATCGTTCTATTTCGTCTGGCTCGACAATCACCTGCTGCCGCCGACGCGCCAGGAAGTGCTCGATGCGGGGGTCGGCGGCGAAGTCTGGGCGGTGCACGGTGGCGGTTTCTACAATGCGCAAAAGTATAAAATTGCACCGGCAGCGTTGCCGCCCACCTTGCACTGGTTTTATTGGGAAGCCTACAGCACGTGGCTGTCGGGATTTTTCCTGCTGTGCCTGATGTATTTCGGCAAGGCCGAGGTTTACCTGATCGATCCGACCGTCGCCGCATTGAGCAAGCCCGCGGCCATCGCCATCGCGCTGGCGTTTCTCGCTGGCGGCTGGCTGATCTACGATACGTTGTGCCGCTCACCACTGGGCCGAAATGATAGAGCGCTCGGTGCGGTGATCGCAGTCGTGATGTTCGCTGCGGCGTGGGGGTTGTGCGAACTGTTCAGCGGCCGCGGCGCCTACATTTTGTTCGGCGCATTGCTCGGCACAATCATGGTAGCGAATGTGTTTTTCGTGATCATTCCGAGCCAGCGCGAGATGGTCAAGGCCAAGCGCGAAAACCGGTTGGTCGATCCGGTGTACGGCCGACGCGGCAAACAGCGCTCGGTGCACAACACCTATTTCACTTTGCCCGTGCTGTTCGCGATGATCAGCAATCATTATGCGATGACTTACGCGGCGAAATACAACGCCGCCGTGCTGATTGCGATGAGTATTGCCGGCGTGTGCATTCGTGCCTGGTTTGTCGCGCGGCACAAGGCGCACGAGCGCGGCGGCAAGACTTCACCGCTGACCTTGCTGCTCGGTTTACTGACTCTGGCGGGCGTTGCGTTCGCCTTGGTGCCGGCGAATGTTTCTGTTCCCGCAACGAGCGCCATTCCCGTGTCGACGCAACAGCGTTTCGCCGATATCCAGACCATCCTGCAGCAACGCTGCGTGCCATGCCATGCGCCGACACCGACACTCGCCGGATTCACCGCGGCGCCGAACGGCGTGCTGCTCGACACACCGGAACACATCCTCGCGCGCACCGTGCAGATGCAGACCCAGCTCAGCACGCGCGTGATGCCGATCGGCAATCTCACGCAGATGACCGAGGCCGAGCGGACGCAGGTGATTGCGTGGCTGATCGACGGTGCGCCGCATTGA
- the xdhB gene encoding xanthine dehydrogenase molybdopterin binding subunit — MNNVAASAATSAEIAESAPIAGQSVRHESAHLHVSGRAIYADDIALPANTLHAAFGISRIAHGNITSLDLTTVLAAPGVIAIATPADIPGENNYGGIIHDDPIFTDTLVQYAGQPIFAVAAETCIAARKAAARAQITYAELPPVLDIRSALAAQNFVMPSRHLLRGNPDEAMKSAPHRLRGTVTMGGQDHFYLEGQIAIAIPHEDGAMLIHCSTQHPTEVQNIVAHALHRPAHAITVLCRRMGGGFGGKESQPALIAAAAAILANKTGRPVKLRLDRDADMLITGKRHDFLADYEVGFDADGRLCALKLMLASRCGYSADLSGPIADRAVCHLDNAYFLEHVDITTHLCKTNTVSNTAFRGFGGPQGMLIIERIIDDIARVRGLDPLAVRRRNYYGIGERNTTHYGHVIEDNILDTITDQLEASSDYQTRRAALVEWNAQNKIIKRGIALTPIKFGISFNATVYNQAGALVHIYTDGTVLLNHGGTEMGQGLYTKVAQVVATEFGLPLSAIRTSATDTSKVPNTSATAASSGADLNGKAAQAAAQTLRDRLVAHACQTHQLTADQVHFADGHVYLGPQHRVNFKDLVASAYTARISLSSTGFYATPKIHWDRSRFNGRPFFYFTYGAAVSEVAIDTLTGETQLLRVDILQDVGISLNPAIDLGQIEGAYLQGVGWLTSEELHWNGKGELKTHAPSTYKIPSVRDWPLHANIRLLEHEPNREDTIHRSKAVGEPPLMLCISAFLAIRDAVAACGKSGALPELDAPATPEAVLRAIDSVRHDGAHP; from the coding sequence ATGAACAACGTCGCAGCGAGCGCGGCTACATCCGCTGAAATTGCAGAATCGGCGCCGATCGCCGGCCAATCGGTGCGGCACGAAAGCGCACATCTGCATGTCAGTGGACGCGCGATCTACGCCGACGATATCGCACTGCCAGCCAATACCTTGCATGCCGCATTCGGCATCAGTCGCATCGCGCACGGCAACATCACTTCGCTAGATCTGACCACGGTGCTGGCTGCGCCCGGTGTGATTGCGATTGCAACGCCGGCGGATATTCCGGGCGAAAACAATTACGGCGGCATCATCCACGATGATCCGATCTTCACCGATACGCTCGTGCAATACGCTGGCCAGCCGATTTTTGCGGTAGCGGCGGAAACCTGCATCGCTGCGCGCAAGGCCGCAGCGCGCGCGCAAATCACTTACGCCGAACTGCCGCCGGTGCTCGATATTCGCAGCGCACTCGCCGCGCAGAATTTTGTCATGCCGAGCCGGCATCTGCTGCGCGGCAACCCCGATGAGGCCATGAAAAGCGCGCCGCATCGCCTGCGCGGCACGGTGACGATGGGCGGCCAGGATCACTTCTATCTCGAAGGCCAGATCGCCATCGCAATCCCGCACGAAGACGGCGCGATGCTGATCCATTGCTCGACCCAGCATCCGACCGAAGTGCAGAACATCGTCGCGCATGCGCTGCATCGTCCGGCCCATGCGATCACCGTGTTGTGCCGACGCATGGGCGGCGGTTTTGGCGGCAAGGAAAGCCAACCCGCGCTGATCGCCGCGGCGGCAGCGATACTCGCGAACAAGACCGGACGCCCGGTCAAGCTACGGCTGGATCGCGATGCCGACATGCTGATCACCGGCAAGCGCCACGATTTTCTCGCCGATTATGAAGTCGGCTTCGATGCCGATGGCCGGCTATGTGCGCTCAAGCTCATGCTGGCATCGCGCTGCGGTTATTCGGCCGATCTGTCCGGCCCGATCGCCGATCGCGCGGTGTGCCATCTCGACAACGCCTACTTTCTCGAACACGTCGATATCACCACGCATCTGTGCAAGACCAACACGGTATCGAACACTGCATTCCGCGGTTTCGGCGGGCCGCAGGGCATGCTGATTATCGAGCGCATCATCGACGATATTGCGCGCGTTCGTGGCCTCGATCCGCTCGCGGTGCGGCGGCGCAATTACTACGGCATCGGCGAGCGCAACACCACGCATTATGGCCATGTCATCGAAGACAATATTCTCGATACGATCACCGATCAGCTCGAAGCCAGCAGCGATTACCAGACGCGCCGCGCCGCGCTCGTCGAGTGGAATGCGCAGAATAAAATCATCAAGCGCGGCATCGCGCTGACGCCGATCAAATTCGGCATTTCGTTCAACGCGACCGTCTACAATCAGGCGGGCGCGCTAGTCCACATCTACACCGATGGCACCGTTCTGCTGAATCACGGCGGCACGGAAATGGGCCAGGGTTTGTATACAAAAGTGGCACAGGTCGTGGCGACCGAATTCGGCCTGCCGCTCAGCGCGATCCGCACCTCGGCGACGGATACCAGCAAGGTGCCGAACACCTCGGCGACCGCGGCATCCTCCGGCGCGGATCTCAATGGCAAGGCCGCGCAGGCGGCGGCGCAAACGTTGCGCGATCGACTGGTCGCCCATGCGTGCCAAACGCATCAACTAACCGCAGATCAAGTGCATTTCGCCGATGGCCATGTTTACCTCGGGCCTCAGCATCGAGTCAATTTCAAGGACCTCGTCGCCTCGGCGTATACCGCGCGTATATCGCTGTCGAGTACCGGATTTTACGCGACACCGAAAATCCACTGGGATCGCAGCCGTTTCAACGGTCGGCCGTTTTTCTATTTCACCTACGGCGCTGCGGTATCCGAAGTCGCGATCGATACGCTCACCGGCGAAACTCAATTGCTGCGAGTGGATATTCTGCAGGATGTCGGCATATCGCTGAATCCGGCGATTGATCTCGGCCAGATCGAAGGTGCGTATTTGCAAGGCGTCGGCTGGCTGACCAGCGAAGAACTTCACTGGAATGGAAAAGGCGAATTGAAGACGCACGCTCCTTCGACCTACAAGATTCCCAGCGTGCGTGACTGGCCGCTGCACGCCAACATCCGCCTGCTCGAACACGAGCCGAATCGTGAGGATACGATACATCGTTCCAAAGCCGTGGGCGAACCGCCGCTGATGTTATGCATCTCCGCGTTTCTTGCAATCCGCGATGCGGTCGCCGCGTGCGGCAAAAGCGGCGCGCTGCCCGAGCTCGATGCACCAGCCACGCCCGAGGCAGTGCTGCGCGCAATCGACAGCGTGCGTCACGACGGAGCGCATCCATGA
- the puuE gene encoding allantoinase PuuE, translating to MNPDTYPRDLIGYGRAAPHPRWPGDARIAVQFVLNHEEGAENCVLHGDVASETFLSEIIGAQAFRARHMSMESLYEYGSRAGLWRVLRAFESRGLPLTIFAVAQALQRHPEAVAAYRELGHEIACHGLRWISYQDIDIDTERTHIAQATAILRELCGAAPLGWYTGRDSPNTRRLVVEHGGFVYDADSYADDLPYYSQVAIDSRDGATQCVPHLVVPYTLDSNDMRFAAAQGFNSGTQFFDYLKDAFDVLYREGDAAGLNAPKMLSVGLHSRIIGRPGRIAALERFLDYVQTHDRVWICRRIDIARHWLVTHPFVASTSRATP from the coding sequence ATGAACCCCGATACCTATCCACGCGACCTGATCGGCTACGGCCGCGCTGCACCGCATCCACGCTGGCCGGGCGACGCACGCATCGCTGTGCAGTTCGTGCTGAACCACGAGGAAGGCGCAGAGAATTGCGTGCTGCACGGCGATGTCGCATCCGAAACGTTTCTTTCCGAAATCATCGGCGCGCAGGCGTTTCGCGCGCGCCACATGAGCATGGAATCGCTCTACGAATACGGCTCACGCGCCGGGCTGTGGCGCGTGCTGCGCGCGTTCGAATCACGCGGGTTGCCATTGACGATTTTTGCCGTCGCTCAAGCACTGCAGCGCCATCCCGAGGCGGTCGCCGCGTATCGCGAACTCGGCCACGAGATCGCCTGTCATGGCCTGCGCTGGATCAGCTATCAGGATATCGATATCGATACCGAACGTACGCATATCGCCCAGGCCACGGCGATCCTGCGCGAGCTCTGCGGCGCAGCGCCGCTGGGCTGGTATACCGGTCGCGACAGCCCAAATACGCGGCGTCTAGTTGTCGAACACGGTGGTTTCGTCTACGACGCCGATTCATATGCCGATGACTTGCCGTACTACTCGCAAGTCGCCATCGACAGCCGCGATGGCGCGACACAGTGCGTGCCACATCTCGTCGTGCCGTACACGCTGGACAGCAACGACATGCGTTTCGCCGCAGCACAGGGATTCAATTCCGGTACGCAATTTTTCGACTACCTCAAGGATGCGTTCGACGTGCTGTATCGCGAAGGCGATGCCGCTGGTTTGAATGCGCCGAAGATGCTGTCGGTCGGCCTGCACTCTCGCATCATTGGCCGGCCGGGACGCATCGCCGCGCTGGAACGATTCCTCGACTACGTGCAAACGCACGATCGCGTGTGGATCTGCCGGCGCATCGATATCGCTCGGCACTGGCTGGTCACACATCCATTCGTCGCGTCGACCTCGCGGGCAACGCCATGA